A part of Streptomyces sp. NBC_01210 genomic DNA contains:
- a CDS encoding ATP-binding protein: MNAASPRDRLSPAELQTLFLFEALDDEQLAWLAERGRVEARPGGAPVYSQGEAATCFFVLLGGTVALVRRLHGDDIEFGRTDQVGVYSGATQAYLGDRVDQAYPNTLRAITDVELFVLPAEEFAYAVRTWFPMALHLLEGLFFGTRASNTIIGERERLEALGSLTAGLTHELNNPAAAAVRATDSLRDRVTKMRHKLALIADGRVDGTRLHHLVEMQDAAVQRASNAPKLSAIEASDAEDEVSDWLEDHDVGRPWDIAPTLVAGGIDASWLSEATDSLGDENRQAAVGWLTYTIDTELLMGEIEDAVNRISGLVDAARQYSQLDRAAQQPVDVHELLDATLVMLQAKIPPAVRVVKEYDRSLPPVPAYGAELNQVWTNLIDNALGAMNGSGTLTIASWRDGDRLFVEVRDTGSGIPADIRPRIFEPFFTTKPVGEGTGLGLDISYRIVVNKHHGDIRVDSQPGDTRFRVCLPITPPSNPEEPSPGAAENSRTEPAVPTGEVPA, encoded by the coding sequence ATGAATGCCGCGAGCCCGCGCGACAGGCTCAGCCCGGCCGAACTGCAGACCCTGTTCCTCTTCGAGGCCCTCGACGACGAGCAACTGGCCTGGCTCGCCGAGCGCGGCCGCGTCGAGGCGCGACCCGGTGGAGCGCCTGTCTACTCGCAGGGCGAGGCCGCCACCTGCTTCTTTGTACTTCTCGGTGGCACGGTCGCCCTCGTCCGCCGCCTCCACGGCGACGACATAGAGTTCGGCCGCACCGATCAGGTAGGCGTCTACAGCGGAGCCACTCAGGCCTACCTCGGGGACCGGGTGGACCAGGCCTACCCCAACACGCTGCGAGCCATCACGGACGTCGAACTCTTCGTGCTGCCCGCCGAAGAGTTCGCCTACGCGGTGCGCACCTGGTTCCCCATGGCCCTGCATCTGCTCGAAGGCCTCTTCTTCGGCACCCGTGCCAGTAACACCATCATCGGCGAACGCGAACGCCTGGAGGCCCTCGGCTCGCTCACCGCCGGACTCACCCACGAGCTCAACAACCCCGCGGCGGCAGCCGTACGCGCCACCGACTCTCTGCGCGACCGGGTCACCAAAATGCGCCACAAGCTCGCCCTCATCGCCGACGGCCGTGTGGACGGCACTCGACTGCACCACCTGGTCGAGATGCAGGACGCGGCCGTCCAGCGCGCCTCCAACGCCCCCAAGTTGTCGGCGATCGAGGCCTCCGACGCCGAGGACGAAGTCAGCGACTGGCTGGAGGACCACGACGTGGGCCGGCCCTGGGACATCGCCCCCACCCTGGTCGCCGGCGGCATCGACGCCTCATGGCTGTCCGAGGCGACCGACAGCCTGGGCGACGAGAACCGGCAGGCCGCGGTGGGATGGCTGACGTACACGATCGACACCGAGCTCCTGATGGGAGAGATCGAGGATGCCGTCAACCGCATCTCGGGTCTGGTGGATGCGGCACGCCAGTACTCCCAGCTCGACCGTGCCGCTCAGCAGCCCGTCGACGTCCATGAACTCCTCGACGCCACCCTGGTGATGCTGCAGGCCAAAATCCCCCCGGCCGTGCGGGTGGTGAAGGAGTACGACCGCAGCCTGCCGCCCGTTCCGGCGTACGGCGCGGAGCTCAACCAGGTCTGGACGAACCTCATTGACAACGCACTCGGCGCGATGAACGGCAGCGGTACCCTCACGATTGCCAGCTGGCGCGACGGCGACCGACTCTTCGTCGAGGTCCGCGACACCGGCTCCGGCATCCCGGCCGACATTCGCCCGCGGATCTTCGAGCCCTTCTTCACTACGAAGCCGGTGGGCGAGGGCACCGGTCTGGGCCTCGACATCTCCTACCGCATTGTGGTCAACAAGCACCATGGCGACATCAGAGTGGACTCGCAGCCGGGTGACACGAGATTCCGCGTCTGCCTGCCGATCACACCGCCCTCGAACCCCGAGGAACCGTCGCCCGGTGCTGCTGAGAACTCCCGAACCGAACCTGCCGTCCCGACAGGAGAGGTGCCCGCATGA
- a CDS encoding FAD-dependent oxidoreductase, which translates to MAKPTILTVDDDPGVSRAIARDLRRRYGERYRVLRAPSGEEALEALREVKLRGEPLAVMIADYRMPTMNGVQFLEAAMDLFPLARRVLLTAYADTGAAIDAINIVDLDHYLLKPWSPPEENLYPVLDALLEVWASAPDPEVGETRIVGHRWSAPSFAVREFLARNLVPYIWIAADDPEGGRLLDAAGLSADDVPLVITADGKTLQAPSEAELAAQVGLSTTPASDFYDVVVIGAGPAGLGAAVYAASEGLRTVLVERSATGGQAGQSSRIENYLGFPDGVSGAQLTERARRQATRFGAEILSAREVVSLEAAGAGRVLHFSDGTSIGAHTVVLATGVSYRRLAGPGLDEFTGAGVFYGSASFEAASCTGDEVYIVGGANSAGQAAVYFSRYADRVHLLVRGTDLTRSMSHYLVQQIDDIASIQVHPHTEVAGGEGDRHLQRLTLRDNRTGAVTTTDASWLFVFIGAEPPTQWLDGVVARDERGFVLTGPDLLSGGARPARWPLSRDPYHLETSVPGVFAAGDVRAESVKRVASAVGEGAMAVSLVHRYLEAQ; encoded by the coding sequence ATGGCGAAGCCGACCATCCTGACCGTCGACGACGATCCGGGAGTGTCCCGAGCCATCGCCCGCGACCTCCGGCGCCGGTACGGCGAGCGGTATCGCGTGCTCCGCGCACCTTCGGGTGAAGAGGCATTGGAGGCTTTGCGGGAGGTCAAACTGCGAGGCGAGCCGCTCGCGGTCATGATCGCCGACTACCGCATGCCGACGATGAACGGGGTGCAGTTCCTGGAAGCGGCCATGGACCTCTTCCCGCTGGCCAGACGGGTGCTTCTGACGGCGTACGCCGACACCGGCGCAGCCATTGATGCGATCAACATCGTCGATCTCGATCACTACCTGCTCAAGCCGTGGAGCCCGCCGGAGGAGAATCTCTATCCGGTGCTGGATGCGCTGCTGGAGGTGTGGGCGAGCGCGCCCGACCCAGAGGTGGGGGAGACGCGGATCGTCGGCCACCGCTGGTCGGCGCCGTCTTTCGCGGTGCGGGAATTCCTTGCCCGCAATCTTGTGCCCTACATCTGGATCGCCGCGGACGACCCCGAAGGCGGGCGGCTCCTGGATGCGGCCGGGCTCAGCGCCGACGACGTGCCGCTGGTGATCACGGCCGACGGCAAAACCCTGCAGGCGCCGAGCGAGGCCGAGCTTGCCGCCCAGGTGGGGCTGAGCACCACCCCGGCCTCCGACTTCTACGACGTTGTTGTCATCGGCGCGGGCCCCGCAGGTCTCGGCGCCGCCGTATACGCGGCCTCCGAGGGGCTGCGCACCGTACTGGTGGAGCGGAGCGCAACCGGAGGGCAGGCCGGCCAGAGCAGCCGTATCGAGAACTACCTGGGTTTCCCCGACGGAGTGTCCGGGGCGCAGCTGACGGAACGCGCACGTCGGCAGGCCACCCGTTTCGGCGCCGAGATCCTCAGCGCGCGAGAAGTGGTGTCGCTCGAGGCGGCGGGGGCAGGCCGGGTGCTGCACTTCAGCGACGGGACCTCGATCGGGGCGCATACCGTCGTCCTGGCCACGGGGGTGTCGTACCGGCGGCTGGCGGGGCCGGGCCTTGATGAGTTCACCGGAGCGGGCGTCTTCTACGGCTCGGCCTCCTTCGAAGCAGCCAGCTGCACGGGGGACGAGGTGTACATCGTCGGCGGGGCCAACTCCGCCGGCCAGGCCGCCGTCTACTTCTCCCGCTACGCCGACCGCGTCCATCTCCTGGTCCGGGGAACCGACTTGACCCGGTCGATGTCGCACTACCTGGTACAGCAGATCGACGACATCGCCAGTATCCAGGTTCACCCGCACACCGAAGTGGCGGGCGGCGAGGGCGACAGGCATCTGCAGCGCCTGACACTGCGTGACAACCGCACGGGTGCCGTCACCACGACCGATGCCTCATGGCTCTTCGTCTTCATCGGCGCGGAACCGCCCACGCAATGGCTCGACGGTGTCGTCGCCCGTGACGAACGGGGTTTCGTGCTGACCGGTCCCGACCTGCTGTCCGGGGGAGCGCGTCCCGCGCGCTGGCCGCTGTCACGGGACCCCTACCACCTCGAGACCAGCGTGCCCGGTGTCTTCGCCGCCGGCGACGTACGGGCCGAATCGGTCAAACGGGTCGCATCCGCGGTGGGGGAGGGCGCCATGGCCGTCTCCCTGGTGCACCGTTACCTGGAGGCGCAATGA
- a CDS encoding PP2C family protein-serine/threonine phosphatase has product MTLDYAALFAATPSPYLVLDTDFFIVDVNHAYLQATLRTREELIGQYVFDAFPDNPADPEADGVPNLESSLHRVLNSRKPDSMALQRYDIPLTDRPGRFEERWWSTINTPVLKPNGTVGWVIHRVEDVTAFIHARRPGTTHSTGGEEMEAELYARARELQRLNEELRQAHARERHVALALQEAMLHVPDLSKHTDIAVRYLPAIGSLNVCGDWYDIVDLPDGCFAVAVGDVVGHGLQAATVMGMLRSALSAAARAVEGPAKALEVLGLYARSVDGALAATAAQVLIDTGRRLITYSSAGHPPPILLHPDGACELLDQATDPPLGARPAHAPRPESSRAYIPDATLVLYTDGLVERRGEDIDIGLARLTDALTHHRRLGAEGLADAVLARLDVSGGARDDIALVIVRL; this is encoded by the coding sequence ATGACTCTCGACTACGCAGCGCTGTTTGCCGCCACACCCAGCCCCTACCTGGTGCTCGACACAGATTTCTTCATCGTCGACGTCAACCACGCATATCTTCAGGCCACGCTCCGCACGAGAGAAGAACTGATCGGGCAGTACGTCTTCGATGCCTTTCCCGACAATCCCGCGGACCCCGAAGCCGACGGGGTGCCGAATCTCGAGTCGTCGCTCCACCGCGTACTGAACTCCCGTAAGCCCGACTCGATGGCCCTGCAGAGGTACGACATCCCACTCACCGACAGGCCCGGTCGGTTCGAGGAGCGGTGGTGGTCCACGATCAACACCCCGGTCCTGAAGCCGAACGGCACCGTCGGATGGGTCATTCACCGGGTCGAGGACGTAACCGCCTTCATCCACGCGCGTCGCCCGGGCACAACCCACAGCACGGGGGGCGAGGAGATGGAAGCCGAGCTCTACGCGCGGGCACGCGAACTGCAGCGACTCAACGAAGAACTGCGCCAGGCACACGCCCGTGAACGCCACGTCGCGCTCGCGCTGCAGGAGGCCATGCTCCATGTACCCGATCTGAGCAAGCACACGGACATTGCGGTGCGCTATCTACCCGCCATCGGATCGCTGAACGTGTGCGGCGATTGGTACGACATCGTCGATCTCCCCGACGGCTGCTTCGCCGTAGCGGTCGGTGACGTGGTGGGCCACGGGCTGCAAGCCGCCACCGTCATGGGAATGCTCCGCAGCGCGTTGAGCGCCGCGGCCCGGGCGGTCGAAGGCCCGGCCAAAGCACTGGAAGTGCTGGGTCTCTACGCCCGATCCGTCGACGGGGCACTGGCCGCCACCGCCGCCCAGGTACTGATCGACACCGGTCGCCGCCTGATCACCTACAGCAGCGCCGGGCACCCACCGCCCATCCTGCTGCATCCGGACGGTGCCTGCGAGCTTCTGGACCAGGCCACCGACCCGCCGCTGGGCGCCCGACCCGCACACGCTCCCCGCCCCGAGAGCAGCCGCGCCTACATCCCCGACGCCACCCTCGTGCTCTACACCGACGGACTTGTCGAGCGCCGAGGCGAAGATATCGACATCGGCCTCGCCCGCCTCACCGATGCCCTGACCCACCACCGGCGACTCGGAGCGGAAGGCCTCGCTGACGCCGTACTGGCCCGTCTCGACGTGAGTGGCGGGGCCCGCGACGACATCGCCCTCGTCATCGTCCGACTGTGA
- a CDS encoding DUF3048 domain-containing protein, with amino-acid sequence MRNRSCCGQSTTARKRAGRGPRRKSAVATLAMLVATLALAVSGCQGGAGTRPPGGRATPVPGSHVLAVKIDNVGPARPQTGLDKADIVYVEQVESGLSRILALYSSHVPPVVGPVRSARETDLELLRQFDRPTLAFSGAQTKLLPVIKAAPLNALPPDKAPAAYFRSRDRAAPHNLYLRPERALRDTPGTNAAGYAGLSFGPPPPGGKPTAAYTVRYPAARFGFTWSAGRQQWLLTMDGTPFRAASGEQLGAATVILQYVTVRPSSFHDRWGNNSPYTETVGSGAALVLRNGTAYEADWKRDTAESGTAFTTPDGGRMPFAPGQIWIVYEAR; translated from the coding sequence ATGCGGAACAGATCGTGCTGTGGTCAGTCCACGACCGCCCGAAAGCGTGCCGGGCGGGGGCCGCGGAGGAAATCAGCAGTGGCCACGCTCGCGATGCTGGTGGCCACGCTCGCCCTCGCGGTGTCGGGCTGCCAGGGCGGCGCGGGTACGAGGCCGCCGGGCGGTCGTGCCACGCCCGTGCCAGGCTCACACGTACTCGCGGTGAAGATCGACAACGTCGGCCCGGCCCGCCCCCAAACCGGCCTCGACAAGGCGGACATCGTCTACGTCGAGCAGGTCGAGTCCGGGCTCAGCCGGATACTCGCTCTCTACTCCTCCCACGTGCCGCCCGTCGTCGGTCCGGTGCGCAGCGCTCGTGAAACCGACCTGGAACTGCTCCGGCAGTTCGACCGGCCGACCCTCGCCTTCTCCGGGGCACAGACCAAGCTCCTCCCGGTCATCAAGGCAGCTCCCTTGAACGCGCTTCCGCCCGACAAGGCACCGGCCGCGTACTTCCGCAGCCGGGATCGAGCCGCCCCGCACAATCTGTATCTGCGGCCCGAGCGGGCCCTGCGCGACACCCCTGGCACAAACGCCGCCGGATACGCCGGGCTCAGCTTCGGCCCCCCGCCCCCGGGCGGGAAACCGACCGCCGCATACACCGTCCGCTATCCAGCCGCACGCTTCGGCTTCACCTGGTCGGCAGGCCGGCAGCAGTGGCTGCTGACCATGGACGGCACGCCTTTCCGGGCAGCGTCAGGGGAGCAACTGGGTGCGGCCACGGTCATCTTGCAGTACGTGACGGTGCGACCGTCGAGCTTCCACGACCGGTGGGGCAACAACTCTCCGTATACCGAGACCGTGGGCTCCGGCGCCGCGCTGGTCCTGCGCAACGGCACAGCGTACGAGGCCGACTGGAAACGGGACACAGCCGAGTCCGGCACCGCGTTCACGACGCCGGACGGCGGGCGCATGCCGTTCGCCCCAGGACAGATCTGGATCGTGTACGAGGCTCGCTGA